A window from Bombus fervidus isolate BK054 chromosome 12, iyBomFerv1, whole genome shotgun sequence encodes these proteins:
- the LOC139992829 gene encoding B9 domain-containing protein 1 isoform X2: MSVEGEFFLSITGSIEHAEFYDVDNAYCKYGFHFGPEWSVVAGIEEGLTQMCKCSSDPRNLAVWNFPLEVTFKSTNPHGWPQLIMSVYGLDIFGHDVIRGYGVCHLPLKTGQHQKRISVYVPESSSLLQRFAAWLTGRRPELIDPAILASGDGRELTRMRVEGIVTVTFNVVLKDFFKLGYNNGEQRNK, encoded by the exons ATGTCAGTCGAAGGTGAATTCTTCCTCTCGATCACAGGATCCATCGAACACGCGGAATTTTATGATGTTGACAACGCCTATTGCAAATACGGATTTCACTTTGGTCCCGAATGGAGCGTAGTTGCC GGCATCGAGGAAGGTTTGACGCAGATGTGCAAGTGCAGCAGCGATCCACGAAATCTGGCAGTCTGGAATTTTCCGCTAGAAGTCACGTTCAAGAGTACTAACCCGCATGGAT GGCCTCAGTTAATAATGTCTGTTTATGGCTTGGACATCTTCGGCCACGACGTCATCAGAGGATATGGAGTGTGTCATTTACCGCTGAAAACAGGTCAACACCAGAAAAG AATATCCGTGTACGTGCCGGAGTCCTCCTCGCTGTTGCAACGATTTGCGGCCTGGTTAACCGGAAGAAGGCCAGAACTAATTGATCCGGCGATATTGGCTTCTGGTGACGGAAGGGAAC TCACGCGCATGAGAGTGGAGGGTATTGTTACCGTAACATTCAACGTGGTGCTGAAAGATTTCTTCAAGTTGGGCTACAACAATGGCGAGCAACGTAACAAGTAA
- the LOC139992829 gene encoding B9 domain-containing protein 1 isoform X1 → MIVLRRYILTILGINKYREFFLSITGSIEHAEFYDVDNAYCKYGFHFGPEWSVVAGIEEGLTQMCKCSSDPRNLAVWNFPLEVTFKSTNPHGWPQLIMSVYGLDIFGHDVIRGYGVCHLPLKTGQHQKRISVYVPESSSLLQRFAAWLTGRRPELIDPAILASGDGRELTRMRVEGIVTVTFNVVLKDFFKLGYNNGEQRNK, encoded by the exons ATGATTGTACTACGTCGATATATTTTAACGATACTAggaataaacaaatatc GTGAATTCTTCCTCTCGATCACAGGATCCATCGAACACGCGGAATTTTATGATGTTGACAACGCCTATTGCAAATACGGATTTCACTTTGGTCCCGAATGGAGCGTAGTTGCC GGCATCGAGGAAGGTTTGACGCAGATGTGCAAGTGCAGCAGCGATCCACGAAATCTGGCAGTCTGGAATTTTCCGCTAGAAGTCACGTTCAAGAGTACTAACCCGCATGGAT GGCCTCAGTTAATAATGTCTGTTTATGGCTTGGACATCTTCGGCCACGACGTCATCAGAGGATATGGAGTGTGTCATTTACCGCTGAAAACAGGTCAACACCAGAAAAG AATATCCGTGTACGTGCCGGAGTCCTCCTCGCTGTTGCAACGATTTGCGGCCTGGTTAACCGGAAGAAGGCCAGAACTAATTGATCCGGCGATATTGGCTTCTGGTGACGGAAGGGAAC TCACGCGCATGAGAGTGGAGGGTATTGTTACCGTAACATTCAACGTGGTGCTGAAAGATTTCTTCAAGTTGGGCTACAACAATGGCGAGCAACGTAACAAGTAA
- the LOC139992829 gene encoding B9 domain-containing protein 1 isoform X3, translating to MIVLRRYILTILGINKYREFFLSITGSIEHAEFYDVDNAYCKYGFHFGPEWSVVAGIEEGLTQMCKCSSDPRNLAVWNFPLEVTFKSTNPHGWPQLIMSVYGLDIFGHDVIRGYGVCHLPLKTGQHQKSHAHESGGYCYRNIQRGAERFLQVGLQQWRAT from the exons ATGATTGTACTACGTCGATATATTTTAACGATACTAggaataaacaaatatc GTGAATTCTTCCTCTCGATCACAGGATCCATCGAACACGCGGAATTTTATGATGTTGACAACGCCTATTGCAAATACGGATTTCACTTTGGTCCCGAATGGAGCGTAGTTGCC GGCATCGAGGAAGGTTTGACGCAGATGTGCAAGTGCAGCAGCGATCCACGAAATCTGGCAGTCTGGAATTTTCCGCTAGAAGTCACGTTCAAGAGTACTAACCCGCATGGAT GGCCTCAGTTAATAATGTCTGTTTATGGCTTGGACATCTTCGGCCACGACGTCATCAGAGGATATGGAGTGTGTCATTTACCGCTGAAAACAGGTCAACACCAGAAAAG TCACGCGCATGAGAGTGGAGGGTATTGTTACCGTAACATTCAACGTGGTGCTGAAAGATTTCTTCAAGTTGGGCTACAACAATGGCGAGCAACGTAA
- the LOC139992823 gene encoding aconitate hydratase, mitochondrial: MSYCTRILRDQKLAIFAIDIQQRCFSVSALKFAANKVAMSKFDKETYLPYDKLEEKLKVVRKRLTRPLTLSEKVLYSHLDEPDKQEIIRGTSYLRLRPDRVAMQDATAQMAMLQFISSGLPKVAVPSTIHCDHLIEAQMGGDKDLKRAKDINKEVYNFLKTAGAKYGVGFWNPGSGIIHQIILENYAFPGLLMIGTDSHTPNGGGLGCLCIGVGGADAVDVMANIPWELKCPKVIGVKLTGTLKGWTSPKDIILKVAGILTVKGGTGAIVEYFGPGVDNISCTGMATICNMGAEIGATTSIFPYNYRMQDYLKATGRADIAAAADMHKKSLLTADPNAKYDQLIELDLSTLEPHVNGPFTPDLAHPISKLGDAAKKNGWPNEIKVGLIGSCTNSSYEDMGRCANIAKQALDHGLKAKSAFNVTPGSEQIRATIERDGIAEILRNFGGTVLANACGPCIGQWDRQDIKKGDKNTIVTSYNRNFTGRNDANPATHAFVTSPELVTALSIAGRLDFNPVTDKLKGKDGKEFLLKDPFGDELPSRGFDAGMETYDAPPVDGSSVKVDVSPTSERLQLLEPFDKWDGKDLTDMTILIKVKGKCTTDHISAAGPWLKYRGHLDNISNNMFIGAVNAENSEMNKVKNQLNGEWGKVPDVARHYKKNNVKWVAVGDENYGEGSSREHAALEPRHLGGRAIIVKSFARIHETNLKKQGLLPLTFANPSDYDKIQPTDKISLLGLNDLAPGKPVKAEIKHKDGKVDAITLNHTMNEQQISWFKAGSALNRMKELASGK; the protein is encoded by the exons ATGTCGTATTGCACCCGAATCCTTCGGGATCAG AAACTCGCTATCTTTGCGATAGACATCCAGCAAAGATGCTTCAGCGTGAGCGCGTTAAAGTTTGCCGCCAACAAGGTGGCAATGTCCAAATTCGATAAGGAGACCTATCTTCCGTACGACAAGTTAGAAGAAAAACTTAAAGTGGTGAGGAAAAG GTTGACCCGACCGCTGACACTGTCCGAAAAAGTTTTGTATTCCCATCTCGATGAACCCGACAAACAGGAAATCATCCGTGGTACTAGCTACCTCAGGTTGCGACCTGATCGTGTGGCTATGCAAGATGCCACTGCCCAGATGGCCATGTTGCAATTTATTAGTTCTG GACTACCAAAAGTCGCCGTACCTTCCACTATTCACTGCGACCACTTGATCGAAGCCCAAATGGGTGGTGACAAAGACTTGAAACGCGCCAAAGACATCAACAAGGAAGTGTACAATTTCTTGAAAACAGCTGGTGCCAAGTATGGCGTTGGTTTCTGGAACCCAGGCTCCGGTATCATCCATCAAATCATTCTTGAAAACTACGCTTTCCCAGGTCTATTGATGATCGGTACCGACTCTCACACACCTAATGGCGGTGGTTTGGGCTGTCTTTGCATCGGTGTGGGTGGTGCCGATGCCGTCGACGTAATGGCTAACATACCATGGGAATTAAAATGCCCCAAAGTCATCGGAGTGAAACTGACCGGAACCTTGAAAGGATGGACCAGCCCTAAGGACATAATCTTGAAGGTAGCTGGTATCTTGACGGTCAAAGGAGGAACTGGAGCGATCGTAGAATACTTTGGACCTGGTGTCGACAATATTAGCTGTACCGGAATGGCGACTATTTGCAACATGGGTGCAGAAATTGGTGCTACTACCTCAATCTTCCCGTACAATTATCGTATGCAAGACTATCTGAAGGCCACTGGACGAGCTGATATCGCTGCTGCCGCGGATATGCATAAAAAAAGCCTCTTAACTGCCGATCCCAATGCTAAATACGATCAACTGATCGAATTGGATTTGTCTACCTTGGAACCACATGTCAATGGACCGTTTACGCCTGATCTCGCTCATCCCATTTCAAAATTGG GTGATGCTGCCAAGAAGAACGGCTGGCCGAACGAGATCAAGGTTGGCCTGATTGGTTCCTGCACAAACAGTTCTTACGAAGACATGGGCCGATGTGCGAACATCGCCAAACAAGCTCTCGATCACGGTTTGAAAGCAAAATCCGCGTTCAACGTTACACCAGGATCTGAACAGATCCGTGCTACCATCGAACGTGATGGAATT GCGGAGATCCTTCGAAACTTCGGTGGCACTGTATTGGCCAACGCTTGCGGACCTTGCATCGGTCAATGGGATCGTCAAGACATCAAGAAGGGAGATAAGAACACGATCGTCACTTCGTACAATCGAAATTTCACGGGAAGAAACGATGCCAACCCCGCGACTCATGCTTTCGTCACTAGCCCTGAACTCGTCACTGCCCTTTCGATTGCCGGTCGATTAGACTTTAACCCTGTTACCGATAAACTCAAGGGCAAGGATGGGAAGGAATTCCTTCTCAAAGATCCGTTTG GTGATGAACTTCCAAGCCGCGGTTTCGACGCTGGCATGGAGACGTACGATGCTCCTCCAGTTGACGGTAGCAGCGTCAAGGTCGACGTAAGCCCGACCAGCGAACGATTACAGTTATTAGAACCATTCGACAAATGGGACGGCAAAGATCTTACTGACATGACTATCTTAATCAAAGTCAAAGGAAAATGTACCACTGATCACATCTCGGCTGCTGGTCCATGGTTGAAGTATCGTGGCCACTTGGATAATATCTCCAACAACATGTTCATTgg agcTGTAAATGCCGAAAATAGCGAGATGAACAAGGTAAAGAATCAACTAAATGGTGAATGGGGAAAAGTTCCGGATGTTGCTAGACATTACAAGAAAAATAACGTCAAATGGGTAGCCGTTGGTGACGAAAACTACGGAGAAGGTTCGTCTCGAGAACACGCAGCTCTCGAACCAAGACATCTCGGTGGCCGTGCCATTATCGTCAAGAGTTTTGCCCGTATCCACGAGACTAACTTAAAGAAACAAGGACTGTTGCCTCTGACTTTCGCTAATCCTAGTGATTACGATAAGATTCAGCCTACCGATAAAATCAGTCTTCTGGGATTGAACGATCTGGCGCCTGGCAAG CCAGTAAAAGCAGAAATCAAGCACAAGGATGGCAAAGTGGATGCTATAACCCTGAACCATACCATGAACGAGCAACAAATATCTTGGTTCAAAGCAGGGTCGGCTCTGAATCGCATGAAGGAGCTCGCTAGTGGAAAGTAA